The proteins below come from a single Prolixibacter sp. NT017 genomic window:
- a CDS encoding TonB-dependent receptor, protein MAVLTLVFLVVPGFAQNQQTTINGTVVAADDGSPIPGATIVIKGTSTGTVSDIDGHFTLQAKPNDVLEASFIGYTTQTIPLNGKTSVTITMKQDIKGLDEVVVIGYGVQKKKLVTGATASVDGSNLEKENTTNALQAMQGKAAGVNITSESGQPGGGFKVNIRGVGTIGNSSPLYVVDGVITNDITYLNNSDIATIDILKDAASCAIYGVNGANGVVLITTKGGSASGKKGGQISFDAYYGLQNVPRKVDMLNAREYATMQNEAAINSGKAPFFTQSQINALGSGTNWMDEMFVSNVPTQNYSLSASGGSDISTYSLGLSYTSQGGIVGGSKYSNYDRYNFRSNSERKLYGNKLKVGEHLTFSFKDQQGIKDGDIYNNSFRGAFSTSPLLAMYGPDGNFLNSQDETVYNGGVWYDGETNPYALMVLTNQNNTKTQTLVGDVYAELEPIKNLKIKTTFGLNYSASAYHSYLPAYGHLSLYSYNDYETITQSSSQGYTWNWDNTVNYTFNLNDHKFDILGGTSVRKYTGSWMNGSNKGTTLFGNFDRAYLSNSEVTTITMSPSSDAADAQTVTHTISLTGNQNAVYAQESFFGRINYDYKETYLASVVFRADGSTMFAKGHQWGYFPSVSLGWVMSNAPFMESTKNVINFLKIRGSWGTNGNDAISAFNYLSLIKLDNAQYNFGNDNSTLTPGSYPSTIGVTDTKWETSYQTDLGVDAQFLDNKLSLNVDFYNKKTKNWLIAAPLLATAGVATNPYINGGDVTNKGVEVQLSYNNKIGSNFHYTINGSFSYNKNEVNNIPTEDGIIHGGTNMLFNNAPEFFRASAGNPIGYFWGYKTNGIFQTEADVQNYTSNGEVLQPSAQPGDVKYVDLNGDGKITADDKTNIGDPNPHEVFGLSFSCNYKNVDFSVTTNGVAGNKIVQSYRNVASAYGNWTSEILSRWHGEGTSNTMPRVTQDNANWAKFSDLYIHDGSYWRISNISLGYDFAKLVKWQNLSEFHFYVAAQNLFTFTKYNGMDPEVGYSAKDANGVYSFGQGVDLGFYPRPRTLMVGVNVKF, encoded by the coding sequence ATGGCAGTCCTGACGTTGGTGTTCCTTGTCGTTCCGGGCTTTGCCCAAAATCAGCAGACTACCATCAACGGAACCGTAGTTGCTGCTGACGATGGTTCACCCATTCCGGGCGCTACCATTGTGATAAAAGGCACGTCAACGGGTACGGTATCCGACATCGATGGTCATTTTACGTTGCAGGCAAAACCGAATGACGTCCTGGAAGCATCGTTTATCGGGTACACCACACAAACCATCCCGTTAAACGGAAAAACATCGGTGACCATCACCATGAAACAGGATATTAAAGGACTGGACGAAGTGGTTGTAATTGGTTACGGTGTTCAGAAAAAGAAACTCGTAACGGGTGCTACAGCTTCTGTCGACGGTTCGAACCTTGAGAAAGAGAATACAACAAATGCTTTACAAGCCATGCAGGGAAAAGCCGCTGGTGTGAACATTACCTCAGAATCGGGACAGCCCGGAGGAGGCTTCAAAGTAAATATTCGTGGTGTGGGTACCATTGGCAACTCCAGTCCGCTGTATGTTGTCGATGGGGTGATTACCAACGATATTACCTACCTGAATAACTCGGACATTGCAACGATCGACATTCTGAAAGATGCTGCATCGTGTGCCATCTACGGGGTAAACGGAGCTAACGGCGTTGTTTTGATCACCACCAAAGGCGGAAGTGCCTCCGGCAAGAAAGGCGGTCAGATTTCGTTTGATGCTTACTATGGCCTGCAGAACGTACCCCGTAAGGTAGATATGCTGAATGCCCGTGAATATGCCACGATGCAAAACGAGGCAGCCATCAATTCGGGGAAAGCTCCTTTTTTCACTCAATCACAAATCAACGCACTGGGTTCCGGGACCAACTGGATGGACGAAATGTTCGTCTCAAATGTTCCAACTCAAAACTATAGCTTGTCGGCGAGCGGCGGAAGTGATATTTCCACTTATTCGCTGGGACTCTCCTATACCAGTCAGGGTGGTATCGTTGGTGGTTCGAAATACTCGAACTACGACCGTTACAACTTCCGCAGTAACAGTGAACGCAAGTTGTACGGCAACAAGCTAAAAGTAGGTGAACACCTGACCTTCTCTTTTAAGGATCAGCAAGGTATTAAGGATGGAGATATTTACAACAACAGTTTCCGTGGAGCTTTCAGCACTTCTCCGCTGCTAGCCATGTATGGTCCTGACGGGAATTTTCTGAACAGCCAGGATGAAACCGTTTACAATGGCGGCGTATGGTATGATGGAGAAACCAACCCCTATGCACTAATGGTACTCACCAATCAAAATAACACCAAGACACAAACCCTGGTTGGCGATGTATATGCAGAACTTGAACCAATTAAAAATCTGAAGATCAAAACGACTTTCGGTTTGAACTACTCGGCATCGGCTTACCACAGCTATTTGCCGGCCTACGGTCATCTTTCACTTTATTCGTATAACGATTACGAAACCATTACCCAGAGTAGCTCACAAGGTTATACCTGGAACTGGGACAATACGGTAAACTACACCTTCAATCTCAACGATCACAAGTTTGATATTTTAGGAGGTACCTCTGTTCGCAAGTACACCGGAAGCTGGATGAATGGTTCGAACAAAGGAACAACACTGTTTGGAAACTTCGATCGTGCTTATTTAAGTAACTCTGAGGTGACCACCATTACCATGAGTCCAAGCAGCGATGCGGCCGATGCACAAACGGTTACACATACGATTTCACTTACGGGTAATCAGAATGCAGTTTATGCACAGGAGTCGTTCTTTGGTCGTATTAATTATGACTATAAAGAAACTTACCTGGCATCGGTTGTGTTCCGCGCCGATGGTTCCACCATGTTTGCCAAAGGGCATCAGTGGGGTTATTTCCCATCTGTATCGTTGGGTTGGGTAATGAGTAACGCTCCTTTCATGGAGTCGACTAAGAATGTTATCAACTTCCTGAAAATACGCGGTAGCTGGGGTACCAATGGTAACGATGCTATTTCTGCCTTCAACTATCTTTCGCTAATCAAGCTGGATAATGCCCAGTACAACTTTGGTAACGACAATAGTACCCTAACACCGGGCTCCTATCCATCGACCATAGGTGTAACCGACACTAAATGGGAAACGTCGTACCAAACTGATCTGGGTGTTGATGCACAGTTCCTCGACAACAAGCTGAGTCTGAACGTAGATTTCTACAACAAGAAAACCAAAAACTGGCTGATTGCCGCACCGTTACTGGCAACTGCCGGAGTTGCCACCAACCCTTATATTAATGGAGGTGATGTCACCAATAAAGGTGTTGAAGTACAATTAAGCTACAACAATAAAATAGGAAGCAATTTCCACTATACCATCAATGGTTCGTTTTCGTATAACAAGAATGAGGTCAACAATATTCCTACCGAAGACGGAATTATCCATGGTGGTACCAACATGCTATTCAACAATGCACCCGAGTTTTTCCGCGCTTCTGCCGGAAATCCGATTGGTTACTTCTGGGGCTATAAAACCAACGGTATTTTCCAAACCGAGGCCGATGTACAAAACTACACCAGCAACGGAGAAGTACTTCAACCTAGTGCGCAGCCTGGCGATGTCAAATACGTCGATCTAAACGGAGACGGAAAAATCACGGCTGATGACAAGACCAACATCGGCGATCCGAACCCACACGAAGTTTTTGGTCTGAGTTTTTCCTGCAACTATAAGAATGTCGATTTCTCGGTAACAACGAATGGCGTAGCCGGAAATAAAATCGTTCAGTCGTACAGAAACGTTGCCAGTGCATATGGAAACTGGACCAGTGAGATTTTGAGCCGCTGGCACGGTGAAGGTACATCGAATACCATGCCCCGTGTAACACAGGATAATGCCAACTGGGCCAAGTTCTCCGACTTGTATATCCACGACGGAAGCTACTGGCGTATCTCTAATATTTCACTGGGCTACGATTTTGCCAAGTTGGTAAAATGGCAAAATCTCAGCGAGTTTCACTTCTATGTAGCTGCTCAAAACCTCTTCACCTTTACCAAATATAATGGCATGGATCCGGAAGTAGGTTACTCGGCAAAGGATGCCAACGGAGTGTACTCTTTTGGACAGGGTGTAGACTTAGGTTTCTATCCACGTCCAAGAACACTAATGGTCGGTGTTAATGTTAAATTCTAA
- the galB gene encoding beta-galactosidase GalB, producing the protein MKIVNTLFLLLALLLVINGCKQYQPQSNRVRIISDFDNNWKFHLGDTANASETAFNDTNWRNLNLPHDWSIEGEFSKDNPAGVGGGALPGGIGWYRKTFSLPKENAGKMIYIDFDGIYHNSEVWINGHYLGKRPNGYISFQYNLTPYVHFGDSTNLIAVKVDNSDQPNSRWYSGSGIYRNVRLELTSPLHISHWGTHITTPEVSNENALVQVTTQVTNDSKESKKITLRTTVYNQTGTAVGETNNEKEIAAGETASFDQQFHIQQPELWSVNSPTLYKSVSQVISNNKTIDDQTVPFGIRYFNFDVNKGFSLNGIPMKINGVCMHHDLGCLGAAVNTRAIQRQLKILKDAGVNAIRTSHNPPAPELLNLCDKMGFVVMDEAFDMWKKSKTKYDYSLDWDKWHKKDLTDQILRDRNHPSVMIWSIGNEILEQWDSTGTSIARELAGIVHQYDTTRPITSACNDPQPSNSIIKSGALDLIGFNYHHQLYASFPDSFPGQKFIATETISALQTRGSYDMPSDSIRLWPKRWDLPEKGNPDYTCSSYDNCHAPWGSTHEETLKVIEKYDFLSGQFIWTGFDYLGEPTPYTWPARSSYFGIVDLAGFPKDAYYLYQSEWTDKPVLHIFPHWNWKKGQAIDVWAYTNCDEVELFLNGKSMGIRKKTGDKLHLMWRLTYEPGTLKAVGKKDGKVILTKEIQTAGKPAKLQLTVDRPQIHADGKDLAYVTVNVVDQNGTLVPHADNLVHFKIKGEATIAGVDNGSETSHEPFKANYRHAFNGKCLVVLQSDGKTGNIELTASAEGLSDAKVTVTAQ; encoded by the coding sequence ATGAAAATAGTCAACACTCTTTTTCTGCTGCTCGCTTTGCTTCTTGTAATAAACGGATGCAAGCAGTACCAGCCGCAAAGCAACCGGGTTCGAATTATCAGTGATTTCGACAACAATTGGAAATTCCACCTGGGCGATACAGCCAATGCCAGTGAAACTGCATTTAACGACACAAACTGGCGAAACTTGAACTTACCTCACGACTGGAGCATCGAAGGTGAATTTAGTAAAGACAATCCCGCCGGTGTTGGTGGAGGTGCCCTTCCGGGCGGAATAGGCTGGTACCGCAAAACCTTTTCTCTTCCAAAAGAAAATGCAGGGAAAATGATTTACATCGATTTCGACGGCATTTACCACAACTCGGAAGTTTGGATCAATGGTCATTATCTCGGAAAGCGTCCGAACGGCTACATCTCCTTCCAATACAATTTAACTCCCTACGTACATTTTGGCGACAGCACCAACCTCATTGCCGTGAAAGTCGACAATTCCGATCAACCCAACTCCCGTTGGTACAGCGGTTCCGGAATTTATCGGAATGTCCGCCTCGAACTCACCTCCCCGCTTCACATATCACACTGGGGCACACACATCACAACACCTGAAGTGAGTAACGAAAATGCATTGGTGCAGGTTACCACGCAGGTTACCAACGATTCGAAGGAATCGAAAAAAATTACGCTCCGGACCACCGTTTACAATCAAACCGGGACGGCTGTCGGAGAGACTAACAACGAGAAAGAAATTGCAGCGGGTGAAACAGCTTCTTTTGACCAGCAATTTCATATTCAGCAACCTGAATTGTGGTCGGTTAACTCGCCTACTCTCTATAAAAGTGTTTCGCAGGTTATCAGCAACAACAAGACCATCGATGACCAAACCGTTCCATTTGGCATACGCTATTTCAACTTCGATGTAAACAAAGGATTTTCATTGAATGGCATTCCGATGAAAATCAACGGCGTCTGCATGCACCACGATTTAGGATGCCTTGGAGCTGCCGTCAATACCCGGGCCATTCAGCGGCAGCTAAAAATTTTAAAAGATGCCGGTGTCAACGCCATCCGCACTTCCCACAATCCTCCGGCTCCAGAATTGCTGAATCTGTGTGACAAAATGGGTTTCGTCGTCATGGATGAAGCCTTCGACATGTGGAAAAAATCCAAAACAAAATACGATTACTCACTCGATTGGGACAAATGGCATAAAAAAGATTTAACCGATCAGATTCTTCGCGACCGCAATCACCCCAGTGTGATGATTTGGAGCATTGGTAACGAAATTCTGGAACAATGGGACTCCACCGGAACCAGTATCGCACGCGAACTGGCCGGTATTGTTCATCAATACGATACAACTCGTCCGATTACTTCTGCCTGCAACGATCCGCAGCCGAGCAACAGCATCATCAAGTCGGGCGCTCTTGACCTGATTGGTTTCAACTACCATCATCAGTTGTATGCCAGCTTTCCGGATTCTTTCCCCGGGCAAAAATTCATTGCCACCGAAACAATATCAGCGCTGCAAACAAGAGGTAGTTACGATATGCCGTCAGACAGTATCAGGCTGTGGCCCAAACGATGGGATCTTCCCGAAAAAGGAAATCCGGATTACACCTGCTCGTCTTACGATAACTGCCATGCACCATGGGGTTCGACACACGAAGAGACACTCAAGGTTATTGAAAAATACGATTTCCTTTCGGGACAATTTATCTGGACCGGCTTCGATTATTTGGGAGAACCGACGCCTTATACATGGCCGGCACGCAGCTCTTACTTTGGCATTGTCGATTTGGCCGGCTTTCCAAAAGATGCCTATTACTTGTACCAAAGCGAATGGACAGACAAGCCGGTACTGCATATCTTCCCGCACTGGAATTGGAAAAAGGGACAAGCAATTGATGTATGGGCCTACACCAACTGCGATGAAGTGGAGCTTTTCCTGAATGGGAAATCGATGGGCATTCGAAAAAAGACAGGTGACAAACTTCATTTGATGTGGCGCCTGACCTACGAGCCCGGCACACTGAAAGCGGTAGGCAAAAAAGATGGGAAAGTCATCCTCACCAAAGAAATTCAAACGGCAGGCAAACCAGCCAAGCTACAGCTTACGGTGGACCGTCCGCAAATCCATGCCGATGGTAAAGACCTGGCTTATGTGACCGTGAATGTAGTTGACCAAAACGGAACGCTGGTTCCACATGCCGACAATCTTGTTCATTTTAAAATTAAAGGTGAAGCCACCATTGCCGGCGTAGATAACGGAAGTGAGACCAGTCACGAGCCGTTCAAGGCCAATTACCGGCACGCTTTTAACGGAAAATGCCTGGTCGTCCTCCAATCCGACGGAAAAACCGGAAACATTGAGCTCACAGCCTCAGCAGAAGGACTTTCGGATGCGAAGGTGACGGTAACTGCTCAATAA
- a CDS encoding RagB/SusD family nutrient uptake outer membrane protein gives MKRYRILFIAMIAMTAFSSCSDFLTTDLTDPKKTSESYYQTPSDAYTALVGCYNGLDLIWNGGVAFPVVSEVLSDNCLGGTGASDGYGYQLLDEFDKSVSPSDVSIYSDTWKHYYQAIYRCNTLIDKIDQVDWSDSTALKNQYESEARFIRAFCYFDMARLWERVPLVTTPTLDNVAQAEPDSTYTQIMKDLRFAVNNLPSTNYANVTSGRVTKWAAESLLARVYLFYSGYYGKTSIGGETAQTALAAVEDVIANSGHSLVSDYTTLWPAASLAKGVSYAGEDNPEVVFSIKYSSTGDYNGNITGNTWMVMEGIREESHFPYQYGWGACTVDPKLYNTFSADDSRRFASIINISEEFPDYSKADKTREYTGYFIKKYSPVCDSSGTSVVSDFQIGQYQDYFAIRYSDVLLMAAELGSPNAVSYYNQVLERADSTATPASSVNGDMIMAQRRLEFAGEGIRYWDLLRQGIDKAAKTIAENTSVSYLDDGGTSPSASQLEANIKATNGFQQIPNDQITLSSGTLKQNAGW, from the coding sequence ATGAAAAGATATAGGATTTTGTTTATTGCAATGATTGCAATGACTGCCTTCAGTTCTTGCAGTGATTTTCTCACGACCGACCTGACGGATCCGAAGAAGACCAGCGAGTCATATTACCAAACGCCTTCTGACGCATATACCGCATTGGTAGGGTGTTACAATGGATTGGATCTGATATGGAACGGAGGTGTTGCTTTTCCGGTTGTATCTGAAGTGCTCTCTGATAACTGTTTGGGTGGTACCGGCGCATCGGATGGATACGGCTATCAGTTGTTGGACGAATTTGATAAATCAGTATCTCCTTCCGATGTTTCCATTTATAGTGACACATGGAAACACTACTATCAGGCTATTTACCGCTGCAATACTCTGATTGACAAAATCGATCAGGTTGACTGGAGCGACAGTACGGCACTGAAGAATCAATACGAATCAGAAGCCCGATTCATCCGTGCTTTCTGCTACTTTGACATGGCGCGTCTATGGGAAAGAGTCCCTCTGGTTACAACTCCAACTTTGGATAATGTGGCACAAGCTGAGCCAGATTCAACCTACACACAGATAATGAAAGATTTGCGCTTCGCCGTTAACAATCTTCCTTCTACCAATTATGCCAATGTAACGAGTGGAAGAGTAACCAAATGGGCTGCTGAATCACTGTTGGCAAGGGTTTACCTGTTCTACAGCGGATACTATGGTAAGACCTCTATTGGTGGTGAAACAGCCCAGACAGCTTTAGCCGCTGTTGAAGATGTAATTGCCAATAGCGGTCACAGTTTGGTAAGCGACTATACGACACTGTGGCCTGCAGCTTCATTGGCAAAAGGCGTTTCTTATGCAGGGGAAGACAACCCCGAGGTGGTTTTCTCTATCAAGTATTCCTCCACCGGTGATTACAACGGCAACATTACAGGTAATACCTGGATGGTGATGGAAGGAATACGGGAGGAGTCACATTTCCCATACCAGTACGGGTGGGGAGCTTGCACAGTAGACCCGAAGTTGTACAATACCTTTAGTGCGGACGATAGTCGCCGGTTCGCCTCCATCATCAATATTTCAGAAGAATTTCCGGATTATTCCAAAGCGGATAAAACACGGGAGTATACTGGTTACTTTATAAAAAAATATAGTCCGGTTTGTGATTCAAGCGGAACGTCAGTTGTCTCAGACTTCCAGATAGGTCAGTACCAGGATTATTTCGCTATCCGTTACTCCGATGTATTGCTGATGGCAGCTGAGTTGGGAAGTCCCAACGCTGTTTCATACTACAACCAGGTATTGGAAAGAGCTGATTCGACAGCTACACCGGCCTCGTCGGTCAACGGGGATATGATCATGGCCCAGCGTCGGCTGGAGTTTGCAGGCGAAGGCATCCGCTACTGGGATCTGCTTCGTCAGGGAATCGATAAAGCAGCTAAGACAATTGCTGAGAACACCTCCGTTTCCTACCTGGATGATGGAGGAACATCTCCCAGTGCTTCACAGCTGGAAGCAAACATTAAAGCAACCAATGGATTTCAGCAAATACCCAATGACCAGATTACTCTTTCATCAGGTACATTGAAACAAAATGCAGGTTGGTAA
- a CDS encoding alpha-xylosidase: MKRKNPQLLIRKTFTILAAAILATFSQPVAAQSLESQNGLLNSPVDISPDFYNFKNTYFVADSLTKFDPATGKGTVEWQRNVYKTRQAFDNMLAFLQPAPGNEFPGREYEANPHLPFSIDFVSARTIRIRMNTGFVAKPEGKSLMLVNGVAPEAKPGIWKYTKVDNGYKYTSAYGSVVVETHPWHIKIYNAKGKLLTQTDSPADNTDTYTPIVPFSFVRRSSDYSRSVAASFTLSPNEKIFGCGESFTNLNKRGQRVVLYTDDANGTQNEAEYKPIPFFMSSRGYGMFMHTSTPITCDFGASFRGVNTLMIGDDQLDLFIFLGEPKDILDQYTDLTGKAPMPPLWSFGLWMSRITYDSEKQGYEVTEHLRKDKIPADVIHFDTGWFETDWRCDYKFSPSRFPSPEKMISDLKDDGFHICLWQLPYFVPKNTLFPEIVKKGLYVKDAKGNLPFEDATLDFTNPETVKWYQDKLAGLLKMGVSAIKVDFGEAAPLNGIYHNGRTGFYEHNLYPLRYNKAAHDITKEITGDDIIWARSTWAGSQRYPLHWGGDAANSNTAMASELRAGLSFGLSGFAFWSHDIGGFVQKTPEDLYRRWLPFGLLSSHSRCHGAPPKEPWAYGKDFEDAFRRADNMRYRLMPYIYAQAKECTEKGLPMVRALFVEYPHDAGSWLVDNEYLFGSDILVAPLFEDESGRDVYLPKGEWIDYQTGKAYEGGWHHIEAGQIPVVMLVRNGAVIPHIKLAQSTKDMDWSKLELEVFDTHNTKANGLVCLPSDNLLHKVVLSSDGKNYKLDSNPLEGKTTFKIESYHSFIKKHQ, from the coding sequence ATGAAAAGGAAAAACCCACAGTTGTTAATTCGCAAGACCTTTACGATACTGGCTGCTGCGATTTTGGCTACGTTCAGTCAGCCTGTCGCCGCGCAATCGCTGGAATCGCAGAACGGATTACTCAACTCACCGGTGGACATTAGTCCCGATTTCTACAATTTTAAAAATACCTACTTTGTTGCCGACAGCTTGACGAAGTTCGATCCGGCTACCGGAAAAGGTACTGTCGAATGGCAGCGCAATGTCTACAAAACGCGCCAGGCTTTCGACAATATGCTGGCATTTTTGCAACCCGCTCCGGGCAATGAGTTTCCGGGCAGAGAATACGAAGCCAATCCGCATCTCCCATTCTCCATCGATTTTGTATCGGCACGCACCATTCGTATTCGGATGAACACGGGTTTTGTTGCCAAACCGGAAGGCAAATCGCTGATGCTGGTCAACGGCGTGGCTCCCGAAGCCAAACCGGGAATCTGGAAATACACCAAAGTCGACAACGGATACAAGTACACGAGTGCTTATGGTTCCGTAGTTGTTGAAACCCATCCCTGGCACATCAAAATCTACAATGCCAAAGGAAAATTGCTGACGCAAACCGATAGTCCTGCAGATAACACGGATACCTACACTCCCATTGTTCCGTTCTCGTTTGTCCGTCGTTCATCCGACTACTCGCGCAGTGTGGCTGCGTCATTTACGCTTTCGCCGAATGAAAAAATCTTCGGTTGCGGTGAATCGTTTACCAATCTCAACAAACGCGGTCAAAGGGTTGTGCTGTACACCGACGATGCCAACGGTACCCAGAACGAAGCGGAATACAAACCGATTCCTTTCTTCATGAGTAGCCGGGGTTACGGAATGTTTATGCACACGTCGACACCCATTACCTGCGATTTCGGCGCTTCGTTCCGTGGTGTAAATACGCTAATGATTGGTGATGATCAACTGGACTTATTCATCTTCCTGGGCGAACCGAAAGACATTCTCGACCAGTATACCGACCTGACCGGAAAAGCACCAATGCCACCGCTCTGGTCATTTGGTCTGTGGATGAGCCGTATTACTTACGATTCCGAAAAACAGGGCTACGAAGTAACTGAGCATCTCCGCAAAGATAAAATTCCGGCTGATGTGATCCATTTCGATACCGGCTGGTTCGAAACCGACTGGCGTTGTGACTATAAATTCTCACCGTCACGTTTTCCTTCTCCGGAAAAAATGATCAGTGACCTGAAAGATGACGGATTCCATATTTGTCTGTGGCAATTGCCTTACTTTGTTCCGAAAAATACGCTCTTCCCGGAAATCGTAAAAAAAGGACTGTATGTGAAAGATGCAAAGGGTAATCTTCCTTTTGAAGATGCGACGCTCGATTTCACCAATCCGGAAACCGTAAAATGGTATCAGGATAAACTGGCCGGCCTTTTGAAAATGGGTGTGAGTGCAATAAAAGTTGACTTTGGTGAAGCCGCTCCGCTTAACGGTATTTACCACAACGGTCGCACCGGATTCTACGAGCACAACCTGTATCCGCTGCGTTACAACAAAGCCGCACACGATATCACGAAAGAGATTACCGGTGATGATATTATCTGGGCACGCAGTACCTGGGCCGGAAGTCAGCGCTATCCGCTTCATTGGGGCGGCGATGCAGCCAACAGCAACACGGCTATGGCCTCTGAACTTCGTGCAGGTTTGTCATTCGGATTATCCGGATTTGCTTTCTGGAGTCACGATATTGGCGGATTTGTACAGAAAACACCGGAAGACTTGTATCGCCGCTGGCTGCCGTTCGGTTTGCTGAGCTCGCACAGCCGCTGTCACGGAGCACCTCCGAAAGAGCCATGGGCCTACGGCAAAGATTTCGAAGATGCTTTCCGCAGAGCGGATAACATGCGCTATCGTTTGATGCCGTATATCTACGCGCAGGCAAAAGAATGTACCGAAAAAGGACTGCCAATGGTTCGGGCACTTTTCGTTGAGTATCCGCACGACGCCGGTTCGTGGTTAGTGGATAACGAGTATTTGTTCGGTTCCGATATTCTCGTCGCTCCGTTGTTTGAGGACGAAAGTGGTCGCGATGTTTATCTGCCGAAAGGCGAATGGATCGATTACCAGACAGGAAAAGCTTACGAGGGCGGATGGCACCACATCGAAGCCGGACAAATTCCAGTCGTGATGCTGGTCCGCAATGGCGCCGTCATTCCGCACATCAAGTTAGCCCAGTCAACCAAAGACATGGACTGGTCGAAACTGGAACTGGAAGTATTCGATACGCACAACACCAAAGCCAATGGTTTGGTATGTCTTCCTTCGGATAATCTGCTACACAAAGTAGTGCTTTCATCGGATGGCAAGAACTACAAACTTGACAGTAATCCACTGGAAGGAAAAACAACTTTCAAAATTGAGTCTTACCACTCTTTCATTAAGAAACATCAATAA